GGCGCGTTTTCGGGCCGGGGGGCGGGGACAACAAATTCCCAGCTAACATTGGGATGGTAGGTGGTCACGGGCAGGTCCAGCGTGCCGTCGCTTTTGACGTAGTAGGCCGACATTTCGACGAACTCGACCTCGGCGGCTTCGTCCTGGGCATAGGCGGCAATCTCGGCATAGGAGGCGATGGGGTCGAAGGCGGCGGCATCGCCGGGGACTTCGCGGGTGTCTTCGCCGAAGGGATTGAAGAGGCCGAACATCGGGGCGATGACGAAGAAGAATATCGGGAGGACGGTGGCCGCGACGACCACGATAATGAAGATAATGCCGCAGCCTCGATTAAAGCCGCCAGCGGGGCGTTTGTACCTTCCGACGGTTTTGCCGTCCAATTTGATCTGGCCGTCGACCACGTCGATGCGGATGCCGTCTGCGCCGCGGATGGTGCCGCCCTGAAAGGCGTGCGGCGGGTTAGGCTCCGGCTCCGGGTAATCCTTTTTGCGCTTCTTGTCGTCGTCAGGGAAGATGGTCATAACGGCGGCTCCGTGTATGGGTTGGCGCTAAACAGCGTCAGTGATGGACAAGCGGTGCAGAGGCTCTGCCTCCGCGCCTCCGCCAAAGGGCTTGCGCCCTCTGAACTCCCGCATAGCCTTAGGCAGATGAAGGGTGCAGGGATGCAAATCCCTGCCGGGGTTCGGGGTGACGCCCCGAGAAATCAATCGTTCTTCACTATTATACTTATCGTGCGGAATTGCGCTTGGCGCGCGCGCGTTCAGTCATCCAGGCGTCGCCGGCCCAGGCCCGTACCAGCGCGGCGAGGTGCTCATAGGCGACATCCGGCCAGACACTGGCGGAGGCCAGCAGGTCGGGTGTGGTGACGCCGCTGAGGACGAGGGCGGTCTGGAGGCCGGCCTGCTGCGCGCCGGCGATATCGGTGTCGAGACGGTCACCGACCATCAGGGCACGTTCGGCAGGGACACCCAGCAGCCGCAAGGCGGACTCGAACATCGGGCGGGCGGGTTTGCCGATGACGCGCGGGGGTGTGCCGCTGGCCGCCTGAATGGCCGCCAGAACGGTGCCCGCGCCGGGGTTGAGGCCGTCAGCCGCCGGAAAAGTCAGGTCGCCGTTGGTGCCGATGAAGGGCGCGCCGGCGCGCACCAGATCGGCGGCGTGCTTGATTTTGGCGTAGGTGAGGGTGACGTCGATGCCGGCGACGACAACGTCGGCCGGCTCGCCCTCGCCCACTACGTCGAAGCCGGCGGCGTCGAGCGCGATGCGAACGCCGTCCATGCCGACGACGTAGACGCGCGTCCCGGCGGGATAGTGCTGGGCGAGGTCGTCGGCGGTAGCGATGGCAGAGGTGAGGATCTGGCGTTCCGGTACGCTGTGGACGCCCATGCGGGCAAGTTTTTCGACGTACTGCGCCTGGGTCTTGCCGCTGTTGTTGGTGAGCAGGGCGCAGGGGATGCCGCGCTCGTCCAGCCAGGCGAAGGTATCGTCCAGTCCCGGCATCGGGGTTTCCCCGCGCCAGAGCACACCATCCATGTCGAGAATCACTGCGGAAATACGGGAGAAGTTCATGAGGTAGTCCGAATGTCTTATTGGCGGCACGATACGAAGGCTATTATGCTTTTGAAGCCAAAGAGAACACAAACCCCAACAAGTGCTGACGGCCTATTCCAGCGGATTTACGGCGGTCAGAGTGGACACTGGAGCGACGCTGGTGACCGAGCATCAACCAAAGCGAGCGGTGAAGCCGCCATCCGCTGTTTATCACGGCGCCGTCACGCCGGAGACGCAGAAGCAGGCGGGTTTAGCGCCGGGGCTGAGTGAAAGACCGGCGGCGATCCAGTGGTATCAGCGGGTGGCCGGAAACCGCGCGGTATCGCGCATGGTGGGCAGGGCGAGCGCGCCCCGGCGCACAGTTATCCAGCGGGTGATCAACGGGCAGATCAACGTCCAGCCGGTGGATCAGCTGCGGGTCGCCCAGTTCCCTGACGCCAGCGTGCCGACCTACGGCGAAGATCTGGCGAAGATCAGTATGCTGGTCAAGCAGGCGACGAACTTCATCCAGGCCTACAACGCCAACAACGGCGCGGTGAGCCAGGACATCCTGCTCAAGCGCATCCTCGAAGCGCTGGCGGCGATCGAGGCAAATTATCTGGCGAATACCCTCCCCTACCTGACGTCACTGAAAAACCAAAGCGATGCCGACCGGCGGACCTACGAGGTGCTGCTGCTGCTGCGCGATCAGTGGACGCCGCTGATGCGGAGCGTCAACGACGAGATTGCCGGGCGGAAGAATGTTCAGCGGGCGGGAGCCGGCAACCGGCCGGACGTGAAAGAGTCGGTCACCAGCACCTTCGAGAGCGGCGCCCTGAACCTGACGATCGCCGAAAAACAGTGGGTGCAGACCTTCCTGCAGGGGCAGGGCAAGACCGACAAGACGATCCAGGAGGCGCTAACGGCGGTCTGGGCGATGCGGCAGGGGCATTTCCAGAACCTGAGTTCCGGTAAAGGCAACCCTTACAAGAAAAAGGGAACCAACAAGGAAGCGGACGTAGAATATCAGACGACCGACGCCAACAAGCCGAAAATCTGGGATCAGAAGGCGATCGTGTTCGGCAAAGGACAGACGGGCTTCGAAGGGCGGCTGGATAAGACCTATAACAAAGCGGAAGACAGTAAGGGCGCGGACGCGCCGGTGGGCCTGCTGTTCGACTCGACGTTTGTGGACGAGCGAAATTACGAGATCGCCTGGGCGAAGATCAACTCGATGCTGATGGACGGCAGTATCCCGCCGACAGCCATCAAAGAGGTCAAGGCGGCGCAGCCGAACGTGTTCATGTCGAACCTGCATGTGAATATGGCCGAGAAGGTCAAGGACGACGACCCGGACAAGGCGGAAAAAGCCAACGTGAAGTGGGCAGAAAACAAGAAGAACGGCCAGCAGGGCAACCACCATACCATCGCGAAGAATGCCCTGCCGCAGAGCAACCTGGCGCAAATCCTGAACGGCACGATCCACCCGTACAGCCGGTACTCCAACGACCGCAGCTGGCTGCCGTCGGGGGTGGTGTATAACGAATACGGGACGGGGATCGCGGACAGCAGCCTGAACGAAGGGAAACTGAAATACGTGGTGTCAGCAGACTTGCAGCACGCCTACCTGTCGGTGACGCACTACACGGGATATTCGGTGACGCCCAGCGGCGGCCAGCCGGAGCGGCGCAATCCTTTCTTTAAGCTCGTGTAATACAAGTTGTGGATGAGACGTGCAGAGGCTTTGCCTCCGCACCTCCACCAAAGGGCTGGCCCGGCCGGGGGGGGGGGGGGAAGGGAGGGGAGGGGTGCAAATCCCTGCTGAGGTTTGGGGTGAAACCCAAGTTACCCATAAATCACGTTAAAGTAAGGCTCGGTAGATCGGCAGGTCGAAGCCGCTGCGCGTGAAGCCGCAGGCGGTGTAGAGGCTGAGCGAACGGGTATTGGAAATCTGGGTATTGACCGTGACCAGCTCGACCCGGCGGCGGAGGAAGGCAGCGGTCATGTCGCAGACGAGGGCGGCGCCGATGCCCTGCCCCTGCATGGACGGACTGACGGCAAGGCGCGCGAGATGGCCCTGATCGCCGTGGCGGGTGCTGAGTTGATAGCCGACGATGCGGCCATCGACGCGGGCGACGCTGGAGAGCGCGGCGAAACGGTAGGCGCGGCGCATGTCCTGCGTGGTCATCTGGAAGGGGGTGGCGAAGGCGGCCTGATCGACGGCGGTCATGGCGTCGACGTCCTCCAGGCGGGCGAATTCGACGGCGATTCGGGAGGGTGGGCGTTCGGGAAGCGGATCGCCTTCGCGGCGCAGGGTGACCAGCCGTTCGGCTTCGGTCATATCGAGCAGCGGCATGTAATACTCGAACCAGGGTTCAAGCATGAGCACCCAGCACTCGCGGGTGCCGGCCTGACGCAAGGCGGCGGCGGTGGAGGCCCACAACTGCTCCAGGACTTCCGTTTCGGTCGTGCCGTCGGCCAGAGCGACCATGCGAATCCAGGATGCCCCGAAGACCGGCAACGTGGCGGCCATCAGGCCGACCAGATGGGTACCGCGGAAGGCCAGGCGGGTCAGGCCGGCGACGTTGTCGACCCATTCGTCCGGCTCGTACCAGTCGAGGTGGGTATGGCGCTGGTAGCTGTATTCCAGCAAGGCGAGCAGGTCCGGGCGATAACGGCGCTCGTAAGGGGTGACGGTCAGGATGCTGTTGGAGGCTACCACGCTAACCGCCGAAATCCGTGCCGCGCGGGGCACTGCAGCCGGACCTGAACAAGCGTGATGAACCGCCCTTCGTTTCCATCGACCCTACCCGTGCTAACGGCGGCGCAGACGCATGACGTACGGGGGCGCGACGATCTCAAAGCGGACGCAGAGGCGCTCGTCCAGCAGGCGGACTTTGATGCGCTCGCTGAGCCGGTCGAGTTCGCTGAGGGTGAAAACGGTCGGGCGGCGCGAGACATAGCGGTAGTCGATCAACTGGAACAGTTTTTCGCGCGCCCATTCGCTCTGGCCGCCAGCACCCAGGTCGTCGAGGATCAGCAAACCGACATTCTTGACCTTCTGGAAGCGCTGGTCGAAGGTGGACGAGGCGCCGGGGTTGAAGGTGGTGCGGAGGTCATCGAGCAGGTCGGAGACGGTCATAAAGACGACTTCATCGCCGCGCTCCTGCCGGGCGTTGCCGATGGCGGCGGCCAGGTGGGTCTTGCCTGACCCGGCGGCACCGGCGATCACCAGCCAGCGGTTGCCGGGGTTCTGCGAATAGGCATGGGCGGCGTTGGCGACGTTGACCAGGTTGGTGCGTTCTTCGGCGTTGAGGCCGGAGTTGGCGTCGAAGCTGTTGAAAGTCTTGTCGCGGTGGAGGGCGAGGGTGCTGGTCAACTGCTCGCGGTGGGAGTCGTTCATGCTGCGGTAATCGGGCGCGGTGAGGACGATGCGGGTGGTGCGGTCGATATCGCGGAGGCGCGAGCCGATACGGGCATCGAGGCGCTCTAGCTCGGCGTTGGTGGTGATGACGGTCGCCAGGCGGTGGGTATAGCGATGGTTGAGGAGCTGAAAGAGTTTTTCCTTGGCCCAGGGCGACGGATTTTCCACGCCTAGGTCGTCCAGGATGAGCAGGTCGCAGCCGCGGATGCGGTCGAAGGTTTCGTCGTAGCTGGCTTCTGCGTCGTCGGTATAGCTGACGCGCAGATGGTCGAGGAGGTCGGGCGTGGTGACGAAGAGCACGAAATCGCCCTGGATGAGGCGCAGATTGCCGATGGCGGCGGCGAGGTGGGTCTTGCCGCTGCCGTAGGTGCCTTCGAGGAGCAACCATTTTCCGGCGGGGTCGTCGGAGAAGGCGCGGGCGGCGCTGAAGGCCAGATTGAGCGAGTTCTGCTCGGCAGGGGTGTGCATGGCGGCGTTGGTGACGAAATTGTCGAAGGTTTTATCGCGGAGCGCCCCCAGGTTGCTCAGCTCACGCAGGCGCGCCTGACGCTCCATGTCGCGCTGGACGGGGAAATTGGGGCAGCGCAGAAGCTTACCCCAGCGGGGATCGCCGACGGGGACGTCATAGCGCACGACACCGAGGCCATCACAGATCGAGTCTGCGAGGCCGCAAATATGGCAGGGGCCGCTGGCCGCGGCGGTTTCACCGCTCGAAGAAGTCGGCATATTTCCCCGTGACGCTGCGCCCATCGCGCTCAGCAGGCTGTTCATTCCCTTCAAGACGCTTGCCTTCTTTCCGCCAGCGGCGCAGAACGCCCTTCATGTAGGCCAGATTGCGCTTTTCGCGCTGGACGGCGATATACATGGCTTCACGCACCCAGTCGTCGGAGTAGTCCGCGGCCAGCGTGGTCAGCTCGTCGCCGATCAAGCCGGTTAACGGGCCGATATTTTCTTCATAGAGTTTATAGATGGTGGGGCGCTGAGGCAAAATCACCAGATGGCCGGCGGCGTCGAGGCGGGCGGCACAATCGGGCGCGCCGAGGATACGGGCGGCGCCGGGGGTGTGCAGCACCCAGACCAGTTCGATGCCGTCATCGGGGGCGTTGGCGTAGACGGGCAGCAGGGTCATGCGCTTGACCGCCTCTGCCAGGCCGCGTACCCATTCGGCTTCGTCGAGGCCGTGCACCTTACGGTGGGCGGAGAAGTCGGTTTTGCGGAGCCAGTAGAGGCCGTCCTGCGGGTCGCGCTGGCCGAAGGCCCACAGGCAGAAGAGCGTGACTTTTAGCTCGACCAGGCTGTCGATTTTGGCGATCAGGCCATCGACCAGCGCCTGGGGGAACTGGGTCGGGCCGAGGGTGTCTGGAAAAGGAGCGGGATTTCTTTTCATGGTTGTTATTCCGAGAGGCTGACGCGGCGTACCGCACCATCCATAAATTTCGTCAGGCCGGCATCGAAATAGAGCGAGACAGTATCGGTGCGGCCATTACGGTGCTTGGCGACGATGACATCGGCCTGATTGGGGAATTCGGTGGCCTTGTTGTAGACGACGTCGCGGTAGAGGAACATGACGACGTCGGCGTCCTGCTCGATGCTGTTGTGAACGATGATATTGCCCGCGACAAAGTTG
This DNA window, taken from Candidatus Flexicrinis proximus, encodes the following:
- a CDS encoding HAD-IIA family hydrolase: MNFSRISAVILDMDGVLWRGETPMPGLDDTFAWLDERGIPCALLTNNSGKTQAQYVEKLARMGVHSVPERQILTSAIATADDLAQHYPAGTRVYVVGMDGVRIALDAAGFDVVGEGEPADVVVAGIDVTLTYAKIKHAADLVRAGAPFIGTNGDLTFPAADGLNPGAGTVLAAIQAASGTPPRVIGKPARPMFESALRLLGVPAERALMVGDRLDTDIAGAQQAGLQTALVLSGVTTPDLLASASVWPDVAYEHLAALVRAWAGDAWMTERARAKRNSAR
- a CDS encoding GNAT family N-acetyltransferase, with the protein product MVASNSILTVTPYERRYRPDLLALLEYSYQRHTHLDWYEPDEWVDNVAGLTRLAFRGTHLVGLMAATLPVFGASWIRMVALADGTTETEVLEQLWASTAAALRQAGTRECWVLMLEPWFEYYMPLLDMTEAERLVTLRREGDPLPERPPSRIAVEFARLEDVDAMTAVDQAAFATPFQMTTQDMRRAYRFAALSSVARVDGRIVGYQLSTRHGDQGHLARLAVSPSMQGQGIGAALVCDMTAAFLRRRVELVTVNTQISNTRSLSLYTACGFTRSGFDLPIYRALL
- a CDS encoding ATP-binding protein codes for the protein MPTSSSGETAAASGPCHICGLADSICDGLGVVRYDVPVGDPRWGKLLRCPNFPVQRDMERQARLRELSNLGALRDKTFDNFVTNAAMHTPAEQNSLNLAFSAARAFSDDPAGKWLLLEGTYGSGKTHLAAAIGNLRLIQGDFVLFVTTPDLLDHLRVSYTDDAEASYDETFDRIRGCDLLILDDLGVENPSPWAKEKLFQLLNHRYTHRLATVITTNAELERLDARIGSRLRDIDRTTRIVLTAPDYRSMNDSHREQLTSTLALHRDKTFNSFDANSGLNAEERTNLVNVANAAHAYSQNPGNRWLVIAGAAGSGKTHLAAAIGNARQERGDEVVFMTVSDLLDDLRTTFNPGASSTFDQRFQKVKNVGLLILDDLGAGGQSEWAREKLFQLIDYRYVSRRPTVFTLSELDRLSERIKVRLLDERLCVRFEIVAPPYVMRLRRR
- a CDS encoding DnaD domain protein; this translates as MKRNPAPFPDTLGPTQFPQALVDGLIAKIDSLVELKVTLFCLWAFGQRDPQDGLYWLRKTDFSAHRKVHGLDEAEWVRGLAEAVKRMTLLPVYANAPDDGIELVWVLHTPGAARILGAPDCAARLDAAGHLVILPQRPTIYKLYEENIGPLTGLIGDELTTLAADYSDDWVREAMYIAVQREKRNLAYMKGVLRRWRKEGKRLEGNEQPAERDGRSVTGKYADFFER